In Salarias fasciatus chromosome 20, fSalaFa1.1, whole genome shotgun sequence, a single window of DNA contains:
- the LOC115408019 gene encoding troponin C, slow skeletal and cardiac muscles-like, translating to MDDVYKAAVENLTEEQKNEFKAAFDIFIQDAEDGCISTKELGKVMRMLGQNPTPEELQEMIDEVDEDGSGTVDFDEFLVMMVRCMKEESKGKSEEELAELFRMFDKNGDGYIDLEELKAMLESTGEAITEDDIEELMKDGDKNNDGKIDYDEFLEFMKGVE from the exons atggaTGACGTGTACAAAGCAGCG GTGGAGAACTTGACGGAGGAACAGAAAAATG AGTTCAAAGCTGCGTTCGACATCTTCATCCAGGATGCGGAGGACGGCTGCATCAGCACCAAGGAGCTGGGGAAGGTGATGAGGATGCTGGGGCAGAACCCCACcccggaggagctgcaggagatgaTCGACGAGGTGGATGAGGACG GCAGCGGGACGGTGGACTTCGATGAGTTCTTGGTCATGATGGTGCGCTGCATGAAGGAGGAGAGCAAAgggaagtcagaggaggagctggccgAACTCTTCCGCATGTTTGATAA GAACGGAGACGGATACATcgacctggaggagctgaaggccaTGCTGGAGTCCACCGGAGAGGCCATCACAGAGGACGACATCGAGGAGCTCATGAAGGACGGAGACAAAAACAACGACGGAAAAATCGATTATGATG aGTTCCTGGAGTTTATGAAGGGAGTGGAATAA
- the LOC115408303 gene encoding phospholipase A and acyltransferase 4-like has product MDYQEQVREVVSAARFGDLIEFSYPIGYSHWGVYDEDGFVIHFAVSEEGQVMRRIRGTLEGWFPYCGDLLLGQTKIRRVPLGEVKVPDGAHVLISNNRHNFRPSEPELMRKRCDILLHQEFKYDLFFLNCEHFATFVRYGKAVCNQIPAKFKNQECEKATTVFQTAVDKRDPAQYQCDIVF; this is encoded by the exons ATGGACTACCAGGagcag GTGAGGGAGGTGGTCTCTGCGGCCCGGTTCGGAGACCTGATCGAGTTCTCCTACCCCATCGGGTACTCTCACTGGGGCGTGTACGACGAGGACGGCTTCGTCATCCACTTCGCGGTGTCCG aggagGGGCAGGTGATGCGGCGGATACGAGGCACTCTGGAGGGCTGGTTCCCATACTGCGgagacctgctgctgggccAGACCAAGATCCGCAGGGTGCCGCTGGGCGAGGTCAAGGTCCCGGACGGCGCTCACGTCCTGATCAGCAACAACCGTCACAACTTCAGGCCGTCGGAGCCGGAGCTGATGAGGAAGCGCTGCGacatcctcctccaccaggagTTCAAATACGACCTCTTCTTCCTCAACTGCGAACACTTCGCTACGTTCGTGCGTTACGGGAAAGCCGTGTGCAACCAG ATTCCTGCAAAGTTCAAGAATCAGGAGTGTGAGAAGGCCACCACGGTGTTCCAGACGGCGGTGGATAAGAGAGACCCTGCTCAGTACCAGTGCGACATCGTTTTCTGA